Proteins encoded in a region of the Bacillus methanolicus genome:
- the meaB gene encoding methylmalonyl Co-A mutase-associated GTPase MeaB: MSRDMKPEWSDPERPDVFSSFVRKGVETEAEAAVFQKSGRFQKKGSVGPTVAELTKGVLEGNRGLLARAITLIESDAERHFSQAQELLQNILPYTGKSIRIGITGVPGAGKSTFIEAFGTFLCDQGYRVAVLAVDPSSSLTGGSILGDKTRMEKLARNPRAFIRPSPSGGKLGGVHRKTRETMLLCEAAGFDVILVETVGVGQSEIIVRDMVDFFMLLVLTGAGDELQGMKKGIMELADAVIVNKADGPNKKEAEKTKEEYNRILHILQPATKGWETKAYTCSALYSTGIDEIWTAIEKFEKQTKQSGVFEDRRRKQTKEWIYSMISDQLHYSFFRHPEIKKQLPKIENEVISGDRTVAAAVEELFKIFNQSENK, from the coding sequence ATGAGCAGAGATATGAAGCCCGAATGGTCTGATCCAGAACGCCCGGATGTATTTTCTTCTTTCGTTCGCAAAGGTGTTGAGACGGAGGCGGAAGCGGCTGTTTTTCAAAAAAGCGGCCGCTTCCAAAAAAAGGGTTCTGTTGGACCGACTGTTGCAGAGTTAACAAAGGGAGTGCTGGAAGGAAACAGAGGTCTGCTTGCCCGAGCGATTACGTTAATTGAAAGTGATGCTGAACGGCATTTTTCACAAGCGCAGGAGCTTCTTCAAAATATTCTTCCATATACGGGAAAATCGATTCGCATTGGAATTACGGGGGTTCCAGGAGCAGGAAAAAGTACGTTTATCGAAGCGTTTGGAACCTTCCTTTGTGACCAAGGTTACCGTGTCGCCGTCCTTGCGGTCGATCCAAGTTCAAGCCTAACCGGGGGAAGCATTCTCGGGGATAAAACAAGAATGGAAAAGCTGGCAAGAAATCCGCGTGCTTTTATCCGTCCTTCGCCTTCGGGCGGAAAACTCGGAGGCGTTCATCGCAAAACAAGAGAAACAATGCTCTTATGCGAAGCTGCCGGTTTTGATGTAATTCTTGTCGAGACAGTCGGAGTCGGACAGAGTGAAATCATTGTCAGGGATATGGTCGATTTCTTTATGCTTTTAGTGTTAACAGGAGCCGGTGACGAGCTTCAAGGTATGAAAAAGGGCATCATGGAACTTGCAGATGCGGTAATTGTCAATAAAGCAGATGGACCAAATAAGAAAGAAGCGGAAAAAACAAAAGAAGAATATAACCGCATTTTGCATATTCTTCAGCCTGCCACGAAAGGTTGGGAAACAAAAGCATACACTTGTTCAGCACTTTACAGCACAGGTATTGACGAAATTTGGACGGCAATTGAGAAATTCGAAAAACAGACGAAACAATCCGGCGTTTTCGAGGACAGGCGGAGAAAGCAAACGAAGGAATGGATTTATTCGATGATTTCAGACCAACTGCATTACAGCTTTTTTCGCCATCCCGAGATTAAAAAACAGCTTCCGAAAATCGAAAATGAAGTAATTTCAGGGGATCGAACCGTTGCTGCTGCTGTAGAAGAATTATTTAAGATTTTTAATCAATCGGAAAATAAATAG
- the scpA gene encoding methylmalonyl-CoA mutase → MKNKPDFKKISLFENQSKPSEQEWKTKAEEEIGRSLEDLLFETNEQIKIKPLYTKADRNRLKHLDDKPGLPPYTRGPYPTMYVNRPWTVRQYAGFSTAEESNAFYRRNLAMGQKGLSVAFDLATHRGYDSGHPRVVGDVGKAGVAIDSILDMKTLFDGIPLDQMSVSMTMNGAVLPIMAFYIVTAEEQGVSQEKLSGTIQNDILKEYMVRNTYIYPPEMSMRIIADIFEYTSIYMPKFNSISISGYHMQEAGAPADIELAYTLADGLEYVRTGLKAGIEIDSFAPRLSFFWAIGMNYFMEVAKMRAARHIWAKMIKSFNPKNPKSMALRTHSQTSGWSLTEQDPFNNVVRTLIEAHAAAMGHTQSLHTNALDEAIALPTDFSARIARNTQLYLQEETGITNIIDPWGGSYYVEALTNKLIERAWEHIEEIENLGGMAKAIETGLPKMRIEEAAARRQAQIDSKKETIIGVNRYRLEKEDPIEILDIDNTAVRLRQIEKLKQLKATRDEQKVQEALQAITEAARSGKGNLLELSVQAARARATLGEISYAIEKVANRHKAVIRSVSGVYSANFSNEEEIAEVKKMTDEFLENEGRRPRILIAKMGQDGHDRGAKVISTAFADLGFDVDIGPLFQTPEETALQAVENDVHVVGISSLAAGHKTLLPQLVAELKKLGREDILVVVGGVIPAQDYQYLYDHGAAAIFGPGTVIPVAAQKIIKAIYERLGYEEVANE, encoded by the coding sequence ATGAAGAATAAACCTGACTTTAAAAAAATTTCCTTGTTTGAAAATCAATCAAAACCATCAGAGCAAGAATGGAAAACAAAAGCGGAAGAGGAAATCGGGCGATCGCTTGAAGATTTGCTTTTTGAAACAAATGAGCAAATAAAAATTAAACCATTGTATACGAAAGCAGATCGAAACAGGCTTAAGCATCTCGATGATAAACCGGGGCTGCCTCCATATACGCGCGGTCCATATCCGACGATGTATGTGAACAGACCTTGGACTGTTCGCCAATATGCCGGATTTTCAACTGCTGAAGAAAGCAACGCTTTTTATCGCCGCAATTTAGCGATGGGGCAGAAAGGACTTTCTGTTGCCTTCGACCTCGCAACCCACCGCGGCTATGATTCAGGCCATCCCCGTGTAGTCGGTGATGTCGGAAAAGCAGGAGTAGCCATCGATTCCATTCTGGACATGAAGACGTTGTTTGATGGAATTCCACTCGATCAAATGTCTGTATCAATGACAATGAACGGTGCTGTTCTGCCGATTATGGCTTTCTATATTGTGACTGCGGAAGAGCAAGGGGTAAGTCAGGAAAAACTTTCAGGAACGATCCAAAACGATATTTTAAAGGAATATATGGTCCGCAATACATATATTTATCCGCCGGAAATGTCAATGAGGATCATTGCCGATATCTTTGAATATACGTCTATTTATATGCCGAAATTTAACAGCATCAGTATTTCAGGCTACCATATGCAAGAAGCGGGGGCACCTGCTGATATCGAATTGGCTTATACACTTGCAGACGGGCTTGAATATGTGAGAACAGGTTTAAAAGCAGGGATTGAAATCGACTCCTTTGCTCCGAGGCTCTCATTCTTCTGGGCCATCGGGATGAATTACTTTATGGAAGTTGCGAAAATGAGGGCAGCCCGCCATATTTGGGCGAAAATGATAAAATCGTTCAATCCGAAAAATCCGAAATCAATGGCGCTTAGAACGCACTCGCAAACATCAGGCTGGAGTCTTACAGAACAGGATCCTTTCAATAATGTAGTCAGAACGCTGATTGAAGCCCATGCTGCAGCAATGGGCCATACACAGTCTCTTCATACGAATGCTCTTGATGAGGCAATAGCGCTGCCGACTGATTTTTCAGCAAGGATTGCCCGCAATACCCAGCTGTATTTGCAGGAAGAAACCGGAATTACGAACATTATTGATCCATGGGGTGGTTCTTATTATGTTGAAGCGTTAACAAATAAGCTGATCGAACGGGCATGGGAACATATTGAGGAGATCGAAAACCTCGGCGGAATGGCAAAAGCAATTGAAACAGGGCTGCCAAAAATGAGAATTGAAGAAGCTGCGGCAAGACGACAAGCCCAAATTGATTCAAAAAAAGAAACGATCATTGGAGTCAACCGATACCGCCTTGAAAAAGAGGATCCAATTGAGATATTGGATATTGATAACACAGCAGTGCGATTAAGACAAATTGAGAAGCTGAAACAATTAAAGGCAACCCGTGATGAACAAAAAGTGCAAGAAGCACTTCAGGCAATTACGGAAGCAGCGAGATCCGGAAAGGGCAATTTGCTGGAGCTTTCTGTTCAGGCAGCGAGAGCAAGGGCTACGTTAGGGGAAATCTCCTATGCGATCGAAAAAGTAGCAAACCGTCATAAAGCCGTGATCCGTTCCGTCAGCGGGGTTTACAGTGCGAACTTTTCAAATGAGGAAGAAATTGCGGAAGTTAAAAAGATGACTGATGAATTTTTAGAAAACGAAGGCAGAAGACCGAGAATATTAATAGCAAAGATGGGTCAAGACGGACATGACAGAGGGGCGAAAGTCATTTCCACTGCGTTTGCGGATCTCGGATTTGATGTTGACATCGGACCATTATTTCAAACACCGGAAGAAACTGCTTTGCAGGCAGTTGAAAATGATGTTCACGTAGTCGGGATCAGTTCATTGGCCGCGGGGCATAAAACACTGCTGCCGCAATTGGTTGCCGAACTGAAAAAGCTTGGCAGAGAGGATATTCTCGTTGTTGTAGGAGGAGTCATTCCGGCACAAGACTATCAATATCTTTATGATCATGGAGCAGCAGCTATTTTCGGGCCGGGGACGGTTATACCTGTTGCAGCCCAAAAAATAATAAAAGCAATTTATGAACGGCTCGGTTATGAGGAAGTGGCAAATGAATGA
- a CDS encoding transporter substrate-binding domain-containing protein — translation MKKHISLFLISILVIGLLAACGTNKKDSTNEGNSADGKKVLIMGTSADYPPFEYVDTAKSDEIIGFDVDLAKTIADKLGYEVKVKDIEFSGLVQALKSGQVDFVLAGMTPTEDRKKNVDFSDIYYTAQHMIVSKKDSGIEKLEDLKGKTVGVQLGSIQEAKAKEIAEKVELKIENRNRVPELIQEIMTGRFDAAIIEDTVAKGYFEKEKNLAGFTISDDPEEAGSAIAFPKNSELTDDFNKVLKEMKENGELDKLIVKWFGGEK, via the coding sequence ATGAAAAAGCATATTTCATTATTTTTGATAAGCATTCTCGTTATTGGGCTTTTGGCTGCTTGCGGCACTAATAAGAAAGATTCTACTAATGAAGGGAATAGTGCTGATGGAAAAAAGGTTTTAATTATGGGGACTTCTGCTGATTATCCTCCATTTGAATACGTTGATACCGCAAAAAGCGACGAGATTATCGGGTTTGACGTTGATCTGGCAAAAACGATTGCCGATAAACTCGGATATGAAGTGAAGGTGAAGGATATCGAATTCAGCGGTCTTGTTCAAGCGCTAAAATCAGGCCAAGTAGACTTTGTCTTAGCAGGGATGACACCGACAGAAGACCGTAAAAAGAATGTTGATTTCAGTGATATCTATTATACAGCGCAGCATATGATCGTCTCCAAAAAAGACAGCGGCATTGAAAAATTAGAAGATCTAAAAGGGAAAACGGTTGGTGTTCAGTTAGGTTCAATTCAAGAAGCAAAAGCGAAAGAAATTGCGGAAAAAGTAGAACTAAAAATTGAAAACCGCAACCGAGTACCAGAACTTATTCAAGAAATTATGACGGGCCGTTTTGATGCGGCAATCATTGAAGATACAGTAGCCAAAGGATATTTTGAAAAAGAAAAGAATCTTGCCGGATTTACAATCAGCGATGATCCGGAGGAAGCAGGCTCAGCCATTGCATTTCCTAAAAACAGCGAGCTTACAGATGATTTCAATAAAGTATTAAAAGAAATGAAAGAAAACGGCGAGCTGGATAAATTAATCGTAAAATGGTTCGGCGGGGAAAAATAA
- a CDS encoding methylmalonyl-CoA mutase subunit beta, with translation MTINEMKNEQFPAVSTEEWKEAAEKSLKGKPLDSLSRYTYENIKLKPLYSAEDEVDSKTSQFPGFPDYRRGIYSLGYNENEWHVAQTIQYKNIDELKKSLTTALDKGQTAISFNVQADTAGRLKEIIGNIYDKFPFSVNAKLFQYDFIEALLDIAGDSGEKITGFIGMDPIAILAEQGTLPIKMSDLCDQWAELIKKADQNMPHLKTILVDTTPYHNGGANAVQELAAGLSAAVFHIQELLERKLSLEKILPKIVFKFSIGSNFFMEIAKLRAARMIWNKITEAYRAQPEYRKMIIAAETSKLTKTAYDPYVNLLRSGNEAFAAVLGGIQYLHVSPYNEPENNFSSFSDRIARNTQLILKEEAHLNKTVDPAGGSWYVEHLTNELAEKSWELFLQIEDHGGIFEALKSGWLQQQISEIREKRQMDVYTRKQSIIGTNIYANLDDKPLQLPEEPENVSATDIKETVEPIPQIRLSEPFEKLRRRSEQLADQLGRKPAIGLICLGALKQHKARADFITGFIAPGGIEGKQSGEINSTEQAFSFIKETGFEHYCLCGSNEQYAETGMELVREIKKLFPSIKLFLAGLPDVGEEKDWRSNGIDEFIHVKSNCYKVVSALLEEMEAKKHEE, from the coding sequence ATGACAATCAACGAAATGAAAAATGAACAATTTCCGGCTGTCTCAACAGAAGAATGGAAAGAGGCGGCAGAAAAAAGTTTAAAAGGAAAACCGCTAGATTCACTTTCAAGATACACATATGAAAACATTAAATTGAAACCGCTTTACTCGGCAGAGGATGAGGTCGATAGTAAAACATCACAATTTCCGGGTTTCCCGGACTACAGAAGAGGGATCTATTCTCTTGGTTATAACGAGAATGAATGGCACGTTGCCCAGACGATTCAATACAAAAATATAGATGAATTGAAAAAAAGTCTTACGACTGCGCTGGATAAAGGGCAGACAGCTATTTCTTTTAATGTTCAAGCGGACACGGCAGGTCGCCTTAAGGAGATTATCGGTAATATTTATGATAAATTTCCTTTCAGCGTAAATGCAAAATTATTTCAATATGATTTTATCGAGGCCCTTCTCGATATTGCCGGAGATTCCGGAGAGAAAATTACAGGTTTTATAGGGATGGATCCGATCGCAATTTTAGCGGAACAAGGGACTCTGCCAATAAAGATGAGCGATCTTTGCGACCAATGGGCAGAGCTTATTAAAAAAGCTGATCAAAACATGCCTCATTTAAAAACAATTCTCGTTGATACGACTCCGTATCATAATGGCGGAGCTAATGCTGTTCAAGAACTTGCCGCAGGCCTTTCTGCAGCCGTATTCCACATCCAGGAATTGCTTGAACGGAAACTTTCTTTGGAAAAAATTTTACCGAAGATTGTATTTAAATTTTCCATAGGGTCCAATTTCTTTATGGAAATAGCGAAACTTCGCGCGGCGAGGATGATTTGGAATAAAATTACAGAGGCATATAGAGCACAGCCTGAGTACAGAAAAATGATTATCGCTGCCGAAACTTCAAAATTAACGAAAACGGCATATGATCCGTATGTTAATTTGCTCCGCAGCGGAAATGAGGCATTTGCTGCTGTACTCGGCGGAATCCAATACTTGCATGTAAGCCCGTATAATGAACCGGAAAACAATTTTTCGTCTTTTTCAGACAGAATTGCACGAAATACACAGCTGATTTTAAAAGAAGAAGCCCATCTGAATAAAACGGTGGATCCGGCCGGAGGTTCATGGTATGTAGAACATCTAACCAATGAACTTGCAGAAAAATCGTGGGAGCTTTTTCTGCAAATTGAAGATCACGGCGGGATTTTTGAAGCGCTGAAATCCGGGTGGCTACAACAGCAAATAAGCGAAATTCGTGAAAAAAGGCAGATGGATGTTTATACAAGAAAACAAAGCATTATCGGTACAAATATATATGCCAACCTTGATGATAAGCCACTCCAGCTGCCTGAAGAGCCTGAAAATGTTTCAGCAACAGACATAAAAGAAACGGTGGAGCCAATCCCGCAAATCCGTTTATCGGAGCCATTCGAAAAACTCCGCCGCCGCTCAGAGCAACTGGCTGATCAATTGGGAAGAAAGCCGGCGATTGGATTGATTTGCCTCGGTGCGCTAAAACAGCACAAAGCACGGGCAGATTTTATTACAGGATTTATTGCCCCAGGAGGGATTGAAGGAAAGCAAAGCGGAGAAATCAATTCGACCGAACAAGCTTTTTCTTTTATTAAGGAAACAGGTTTTGAGCACTATTGTTTATGCGGCAGCAATGAACAGTATGCGGAAACAGGTATGGAACTTGTCCGGGAAATTAAGAAACTTTTCCCATCCATTAAGCTTTTCTTAGCCGGTCTGCCGGATGTAGGCGAGGAGAAGGATTGGCGTTCCAATGGAATCGACGAGTTTATCCATGTAAAAAGCAATTGTTACAAAGTCGTTTCTGCCCTTTTAGAGGAAATGGAGGCGAAAAAGCATGAAGAATAA
- a CDS encoding BrxA/BrxB family bacilliredoxin codes for MNIDFNLFMNDVVRQARQEIVEAGYTELKTPEEVEAAFAKKGTTLVMVNSVCGCAGGIARPAAQHALHYDKRPDHLVTVFAGQDKEATEKARSYFTGYPPSSPSFALLKDGKICTMIERHEIEGHEPMEVVMKLQKAFDEYCEEV; via the coding sequence ATGAACATTGATTTTAATTTATTTATGAATGATGTCGTTCGCCAGGCCCGCCAGGAAATTGTAGAAGCCGGTTATACAGAATTAAAAACTCCGGAGGAAGTTGAGGCTGCATTTGCGAAGAAAGGAACTACTTTAGTAATGGTAAATTCCGTTTGCGGCTGCGCCGGCGGAATTGCTCGTCCTGCTGCTCAGCATGCTTTACACTATGATAAACGGCCTGACCATTTAGTTACGGTTTTTGCCGGACAGGACAAAGAAGCTACCGAGAAAGCGAGAAGCTATTTTACAGGATATCCGCCATCCTCTCCTTCATTTGCATTATTAAAAGACGGGAAAATTTGCACAATGATCGAACGCCATGAAATTGAAGGTCATGAGCCGATGGAAGTTGTGATGAAATTACAGAAAGCATTTGATGAATATTGTGAAGAAGTTTAG
- a CDS encoding alpha-ketoacid dehydrogenase subunit beta produces MAVISYIDAVTMAIREEMERDPKVFVLGEDVGKKGGVFKATQGLYEKFGEKRVIDAPLAESAIAGVGIGAAMYGMRPIAEMQFADFILPAVNQIISEAARIRYRSNNDWNCPIVIRAPYGGGVHGALYHSQSVEAIFANQPGLKIVMPSTPYDVKGLLKAAIRDDDPVLFFEHKRAYRLIKGEVPEDDYVLPIGKADVKREGEDITVITYGLCVHFALQAAENLAKEGISAHILDLRTIYPLDKEAIIEAATKTGKVLLVTEDNKEGSIISEVSAIIAENCLFDLDAPIKRLAGPDVPAMPYAPTMEKFFMVNLDKVEKAMRELAEF; encoded by the coding sequence ATGGCGGTAATTTCCTATATTGATGCAGTAACCATGGCAATCCGTGAAGAGATGGAAAGAGATCCGAAAGTTTTTGTTTTAGGTGAAGATGTCGGAAAAAAAGGCGGAGTTTTTAAGGCGACTCAAGGACTCTATGAAAAATTCGGTGAAAAACGGGTAATTGATGCTCCTCTTGCAGAATCGGCAATCGCTGGTGTTGGAATCGGAGCGGCTATGTACGGCATGCGGCCAATTGCTGAAATGCAATTTGCAGACTTTATTTTGCCTGCTGTTAATCAAATAATTTCTGAGGCTGCTAGAATCCGCTACCGCTCAAACAACGATTGGAACTGTCCAATTGTCATTCGCGCTCCTTATGGGGGCGGAGTTCACGGCGCTCTTTACCATTCACAATCGGTTGAGGCAATTTTTGCAAACCAGCCCGGCCTGAAAATTGTCATGCCTTCCACACCGTACGATGTGAAAGGTTTATTAAAAGCAGCAATTCGTGATGATGACCCTGTATTGTTCTTTGAACATAAACGCGCATACCGCCTGATAAAAGGCGAAGTGCCTGAAGATGATTATGTACTTCCAATCGGCAAAGCTGATGTAAAACGTGAAGGGGAAGACATTACTGTGATCACGTATGGTTTATGTGTTCATTTTGCGCTTCAGGCTGCAGAAAATTTAGCGAAAGAAGGCATTTCCGCTCACATTCTAGATTTAAGAACCATTTATCCTCTTGATAAAGAAGCGATTATTGAGGCAGCAACAAAAACCGGCAAGGTCCTTCTAGTTACAGAAGACAATAAAGAAGGAAGCATCATTAGTGAAGTTTCCGCGATTATTGCAGAAAACTGCTTATTTGATCTGGATGCGCCAATTAAACGACTAGCAGGTCCGGATGTACCGGCGATGCCGTATGCGCCGACAATGGAAAAATTTTTTATGGTTAATCTTGATAAAGTTGAAAAAGCAATGCGCGAATTAGCAGAGTTTTAA
- a CDS encoding dihydrolipoamide acetyltransferase family protein: MTIEQIKMPQLGESVTEGTVSKWLVSVGDKVNKYDPLAEVMTDKVTAEVPSSFTGTIKELIAAEGDTLQVSEIICTIEVEGGNTDEAKEKNEGKGEEETQQAAPITLKLENKARYSPAVLKLSQEHGIDLSKVKGTGAGGRITRKDLKKLIESGNIPILGINPAAAQAEPAQAAQQNASEQPASKQPADKLATPASNIPTVPDDIEIPVTGVRKAIAANMVRSKHEIPHAWTMIEVDVTNLVEYRNSIKEEFKKKEGFNLTYFSFFVKAAAQALKEFPQINSMWAGDKIVQKKDINISIAVARDDALYVPVIKHADEKTIKGIAREISELAAKARAGKLKSEDMQGGTFTVNNTGSFGSVQSMGIINYPQAALLQVESIVKRPVVINNGMIAVRDMVNLCMSLDHRVLDGLICGKFLQRVKEILENISKENTSIY; encoded by the coding sequence TTGACTATAGAACAAATCAAAATGCCTCAGCTTGGAGAAAGTGTAACAGAAGGAACGGTAAGTAAATGGTTAGTTTCTGTTGGTGATAAAGTAAACAAATACGACCCGCTTGCGGAAGTGATGACTGATAAAGTAACTGCAGAAGTTCCATCTTCTTTCACAGGAACAATTAAAGAGCTGATTGCTGCTGAGGGAGATACATTACAAGTAAGCGAAATAATTTGTACGATTGAAGTAGAAGGCGGAAATACGGATGAAGCTAAGGAAAAAAATGAAGGAAAAGGTGAAGAAGAAACGCAGCAAGCAGCACCTATTACTCTAAAACTCGAAAACAAAGCCCGTTATTCACCCGCCGTCCTTAAGCTTTCTCAAGAACACGGTATCGATCTTTCCAAGGTTAAAGGAACAGGTGCAGGCGGCAGGATTACCCGTAAAGATCTGAAAAAATTAATTGAATCCGGAAATATTCCAATTTTAGGAATTAATCCGGCGGCTGCTCAAGCTGAGCCTGCTCAAGCAGCACAACAGAATGCTTCTGAACAACCAGCTTCGAAACAACCTGCTGATAAGCTGGCAACACCGGCTTCTAACATTCCGACAGTTCCCGATGATATTGAAATTCCAGTTACAGGCGTACGCAAAGCGATCGCAGCAAATATGGTCCGCAGCAAACATGAAATTCCTCATGCCTGGACAATGATCGAAGTCGATGTAACAAACCTTGTTGAGTACCGCAACTCCATTAAAGAAGAATTTAAAAAGAAAGAAGGCTTTAATTTAACTTACTTTTCCTTTTTCGTGAAAGCTGCTGCCCAGGCTCTTAAAGAGTTTCCACAAATCAACTCGATGTGGGCAGGGGATAAAATCGTTCAAAAGAAAGACATTAATATTTCAATCGCGGTTGCGAGAGACGACGCTTTGTATGTTCCGGTTATTAAACACGCTGATGAGAAGACGATTAAAGGGATTGCCCGCGAAATATCCGAACTTGCAGCAAAGGCTAGGGCCGGCAAGCTAAAATCAGAAGATATGCAAGGCGGAACATTTACTGTCAACAATACAGGTTCGTTTGGTTCAGTCCAGTCTATGGGAATTATTAATTATCCTCAGGCAGCACTACTTCAAGTTGAATCCATCGTAAAGCGTCCGGTTGTTATAAATAATGGTATGATCGCTGTTCGTGATATGGTAAATCTTTGTATGTCCCTTGATCACCGGGTGCTTGACGGATTGATTTGCGGCAAATTCCTGCAGCGAGTAAAAGAAATTCTTGAAAATATATCCAAAGAAAATACCTCAATCTATTAA
- a CDS encoding iron-containing alcohol dehydrogenase, translating to MTNFFIPPASVIGRGAVKEVGTRLKQIGAKKALIVTDAFLHSTGLSEEVAKNIREAGLDVAIFPKAQPDPADTQVHEGVDVFKQENCDALVSIGGGSSHDTAKAIGLVAANGGRINDYQGVNSVEKPVVPVVAITTTAGTGSETTSLAVITDSARKVKMPVIDEKITPTVAIVDPELMVKKPAGLTIATGMDALSHAIEAYVAKGATPVTDAFAIQAMKLINEYLPKAVANGEDIEAREAMAYAQYMAGVAFNNGGLGLVHSISHQVGGVYKLQHGICNSVNMPHVCAFNLIAKTERFAHIAELLGENVSGLSTAAAAERAIAALERYNKNFGIPSGYAEMGVKEEDIELLAKNAFEDVCTQSNPRVATVQDIAQIIKNAL from the coding sequence ATGACAAACTTTTTCATTCCACCAGCCAGCGTAATTGGACGAGGTGCAGTAAAGGAAGTAGGAACAAGACTTAAGCAAATTGGAGCTAAGAAAGCGCTTATCGTTACAGATGCATTTCTTCATAGCACAGGTTTATCTGAAGAAGTTGCTAAAAACATTCGTGAAGCTGGCCTTGATGTTGCGATTTTCCCAAAAGCTCAACCAGATCCAGCAGATACACAAGTTCATGAAGGTGTAGATGTATTCAAACAAGAAAACTGTGATGCACTTGTTTCTATCGGTGGAGGTAGCTCTCACGATACAGCTAAAGCAATCGGTTTAGTTGCAGCAAACGGCGGAAGAATCAATGACTATCAAGGTGTAAACAGTGTAGAAAAACCAGTCGTTCCAGTAGTTGCAATCACTACAACAGCTGGTACTGGTAGTGAAACAACATCTCTTGCAGTTATTACAGACTCTGCACGTAAAGTAAAAATGCCTGTTATTGATGAGAAAATTACTCCAACTGTAGCAATTGTTGACCCAGAATTAATGGTGAAAAAACCAGCTGGATTAACAATCGCAACTGGTATGGACGCATTATCACACGCAATTGAAGCATATGTTGCAAAAGGTGCTACACCAGTTACTGATGCATTTGCAATTCAAGCAATGAAACTCATCAATGAATACTTACCAAAAGCGGTGGCAAACGGAGAAGACATCGAAGCACGTGAAGCAATGGCTTATGCACAATACATGGCAGGAGTGGCATTTAACAACGGTGGTTTAGGATTAGTACACTCTATTTCTCACCAAGTAGGTGGAGTTTACAAATTACAACACGGAATCTGTAACTCAGTTAATATGCCACACGTTTGCGCATTCAACCTAATTGCTAAAACTGAGCGCTTCGCACACATTGCTGAGCTTTTAGGCGAGAATGTTTCTGGCTTAAGCACTGCAGCAGCTGCTGAGAGAGCAATTGCAGCGCTTGAACGCTATAACAAAAACTTCGGTATCCCATCTGGCTATGCAGAAATGGGCGTGAAAGAAGAGGATATCGAATTATTAGCGAAAAACGCATTCGAAGACGTATGTACTCAAAGCAACCCACGTGTTGCTACAGTTCAAGACATTGCACAAATCATCAAAAACGCTCTGTAA